One window from the genome of Bacillus tianshenii encodes:
- a CDS encoding DUF896 domain-containing protein: MLSKEKINRINELSRKSKAEGLTNEEKEEQHNLRQEYLQAFRGSMKDTLKSVKIVDPNGKDVTPQKLKDEKDKSSYH, encoded by the coding sequence ATGCTTTCAAAAGAAAAAATAAATCGTATTAATGAGCTTTCAAGAAAGTCTAAAGCAGAAGGTTTAACAAATGAAGAAAAAGAAGAGCAACACAATTTACGCCAAGAATATTTACAAGCTTTTCGCGGTTCAATGAAAGATACCTTAAAGTCGGTTAAAATTGTTGATCCAAACGGAAAAGACGTTACTCCACAAAAATTAAAAGATGAAAAAGACAAGTCTTCATATCATTAA